CGCCGCGTTGGAGACGCCGGTGAAGACGCCGCCGACCAGGGCGGCGACCCCGACGACGGTGCCGATCACCCCGACTCCGGTTCTGGTACTCCTTCTCAAAACCGAGCTCCTCGCAGATCGTGCAGGACCCCTGACCGAGGCGGTGGCGCGGGGGCCACTCCTGATCCCGCGGGGGGCAATTCATGAATGTGAACAACATCCATGAACCGGAACGCGGCCTAAATTACGGATCACGAGAACCCGGGTCAATGCTCCGTGTCGGACGATTGACGGGCCAATTCGGGCAGTTGCCGGTTTGTCCAGGTGAGGGGCGAAGCGCCGGGGTCTTCTCGGTGAAATTTTCATGAAACACCCGCGCCGGGCCAGCGCTCGGCGCGAGCGGCGCACTCTCGAAACCCCGACCGGCCTCACCAGGTGTAGGTGAGATCACACCCCGCCGAAGCGGGGCGAGGGTTCGTCGGCGATATCGTTTTGTACCGACTGGTCAGTACAAAAGAGTGGAGCGCAGACATGGACGCCGGGCGGACCGTGAATCCCGCACCCGCTGCCGGAGCTCCCGCCCCACCGTCCGGCGGTGTCTCCGGCAGTGTTCCCGGCAGTGTTCCCGGCAGTGTTCCCGGCGGTGTCTCCGGCAGTGTTCCCGGCGGTGTTCCCAGCGGTGCCTTCGCGGGTGCCGAGGTGGTGGCGCGGGAGCTGGGCGTCCGGGGTGGTCACGGCTGGGTCTACCGGCACGTCTCACTGCACGCGGCTCCCGGCACGCTCACCGTCGTCACAGGTGAGGCGGGCAGCGGCCGTACGAGCCTGCTGCTCACCCTCGCGGGACGGATGAAGCCCACCGAGGGGACGTGCACCGTGGGCGGCCTGGCCGCGCCCCGCAGGATCAGGCAGGTGGCCGCCCTCGGGCTCTTTCCGCAGGTGAATCCCTTCGACGACGCCCTGTCCGTGCGGGAGCACCTGCAGGAGCGGCTGCGCCCGCACGGTTTCCTGTGGCGCAGGCGGCACCCCGACGCCGCGTGGTCGGCCCTCGCCCACGCCGGGCTCGACCCGGGCGCGCTGCCACACGGCGATCGGACCCTGGCCAGGGAGCTCACCCGTGACCAGGCGGTCCGGCTGGGCGTGGCGCTCGCGCTGCTCGACCAGCCGGGTCTGCTCCTCGTGGACGACGCCGGCACCGGCGTTCCCGTGGGCAGGCGTCACGAGTTGTGGGACACGCTCCGCGGCCTGGCCGACGAGGGCCTCACGGTCGTCACGGCGTGCACCGACGCCGAGGAAGCGGCCGGCGTGGCCACCACGCTGCTGCCGCTGCCCGTCGAGCGGGTGGCCGCGCGCCGCGACGACGACCGTCACGATGCCGAGGAAGGGACACGTCGATGAGGGCCTCCCTCCCCGGCCGGTTCGAACTGCGCAGGTTCATGCGCTCCCGGCTCACCAGGGCCGCGCTGGTCGCCGTCGTGATGCTGCCCCTGCTGTACGCCGGGCTTTACCTGTGGTCGTTCTGGGATCCCCAGGCGAACCTGAGCCGCGTACCGGTGGCCCTCGTGGTGGAGGACCGTCCGGCCACCGTCGCCGGAGCCGCGGATGGCCGGCCGAGCACGGTGAACGCCGGAAGCGAGCTCGCCGCAGAACTGGAGGAGCGCAGGGTCTTCGCCTGGCACCGGGTCGGCGCGGCCGAGGCCGACAGAGGCGTCCGCGAAGGGCGTTACTACCTGTCGCTGACGATCCCGGCCGACTTCAGCGCCGACCTCGCCTCGCCCTCGGGTGACGGCACGCCGCAGCCCGCCCGGCTCGGCGTGCGGGTGGACACCGGGCGCAGCTACATCATGGGGACGATCTCGGACGCCGTGTTCCGCGAGGTCAAGGAGGCGGCCGGGCGCAGCGCGGTCAAGGACTACCTCGACCGGATCTTCCTGTCGTTCGGCGAGCTGCACGACAAGACCACCCAGGCGGCCAACGGCGCCGGCCGGCTGCACGACGGAGCCGCCACCGCCAGCGACGGCGCCGCCTCACTGGCTAAGGGGCTGGGGTCCGTGCAGGACGCGACGGGCCGGCTGTCATCCGGGGCCGGCGCCCTGTACGGCGGGTCGAAGCGGCTGACGAGCGGGCTGCACCAGGCCAGGACCGGCTCGGCCTCCTTGTCCGCCGGCCTGTCGAAGGCGGCCTCCGGCGCGGCCGCCCTGCGTGAGGGCCTGTCCGCGCTCGACAAGGGGGCGGCCACGCTGGCGGAGGGCAACCGCGAGGCCTACCGCCAGGTGCACGCCCTGTCTCCGGCCGTCAACCGCGCGGCCGACACGTACGTCCCCGTGCTGGAGCAGAACGGCGACCGTATCCGGCGGGCCGCGCTCACCCTGGCGGAGGGCGCCGACGGCTTCGCGAACGCGCTCGACGGCCTGCCCCGGGAGGTGCGGAGCTCGGCCGGCGCGGCCCGGCAGGACCTGCGTGCCGTCGAACGCTGGCTGGGCGCCCATCCCGACGCCGACCCCGAGCTGCGCACGCTGGTGGAACGGGCGGCGGGGTCGGCCGGCGACCTCGCGTCGGCCGCCGGACGGCTGCAGGACCGCCTCGGCGCCCAGGAGGGCAGACTCGACGACCTCGCCCGTACGGCGCGGACGGTGGCGGACGACGCCCGGGAGCTGGCCGCCGCCGCACCCGGCCTCGGCACCGCCCTGGACGACGCCCGCGACAAGTTCAACGAGCTGGACAAGGGCCTCAAGCGGCTGGCCGACGGAGCGTCCGACCTGCGCGACGGCACCGGCAAGGCGCTGAGCGGGGCCTCCTCGCTGTCCACCGGTCTCGGCACGCTGAACACGGGCGCGCGCCGCCTGTCCACCGGCCTGGCCGAACTCGACGACGGAGCGAGCGGCCTCACCACGGGCCTCGCCTCGCTCGCCTCCGGCGCGGGCAAGCTCGAGGGCGGCATCGGCGCGCTGCGGCGGGGGGCCGGAAAACTCGACTCCGGGCTGGTCAAGCTGACCGACGGCTCGGGCGAGCTGGCCGGCGAGCTCGGCGACGGGGCCGCCCGGATCCCCGACTACGGGGCAGGGGACCGTGACAGCCGTACGGACATGATGAGCGACCCCGTCCGGCTCGCCACCGAGGTGGACAACGAGGTGCCCAACTACGGGACCGGGTTCGCGCCCTTCTTCGTGCCGCTGGCGCTGTGGGTCGGCGCGATGGTGACGTACATGGTGCTGCGGCCGGTCAACCCGCGGCTGCTCGCCGGGTCGGCGCCGGCCTGGCGTACGGCGCTCGCGGGGTGGCTCCCGGGGCTCGCGATGGGGACGCTCCAGGTGGCGGTGCTGCTCGCCGTGCTGCGCTTCGGGCTCGGGCTGCGGGCCGGCGACTGGCCGGGCATGGCGGCCTTCCTCGTGCTCGTGACCGCGGCGTTCCTCGCGATCGTGCAGGCGGTCAACGCGCTGCTCGGGCCGCCCGGACGGGTCGCGGTGCTGGCGCTGCTCATGCTGCAGCTCACCTCGTCGGCGGGCACCTACCCCATCGAGACCTCCCCCGGCTTCTTCCAGGCGATCTCGCCGTGGCTGCCGATGAGCTGGGTGGTGTCGGCGATGCGCCGGCTCATCAGCGGCGGCGACGCCACCGTGGTGTGGCAGGCTTGCGGCGTGCTGTCCCTGTTCGTCGCCCTCGGTCTCGCGCTCACCGTGCTCGCCGTCCACCGCGGCCGTACCTGGTCGATGCGCCGCCTCAAGCCGGAGCTGTCGCTGTGAGCCGCCCAGTGGACGGCACAGTGGACGGCACAGTGGACGGCCCGGCGGACAGTCCGGCGAAGGAACAGGGCGGCAGGCGGGCTGAGACGCGGCAACGGCTGTACCGTGCCGCGGCCGACCTCATCGCCGAGCAGGGTTTCGCGGCCACGACCGTCGACGCGATCGCCGAACGCGCCGGGGTGGCCAAGGGCACCGTCTTCTACAACTTCGGCAGCAAGGAGGCGCTGTTCGCCGGGCTGCTCGACCACGGGATCGAGCGGCTCGCCGACGCCCTCGCCGAGGCCGCGCGCGGCCCCGCCGCCTCGCCGGTCGCCGTGCTCGACGCGCTCATGCTCGCCCAGCTCCGCTTCTTCGACGAGTACGGGCCCTTCGCCCGGGTGCTGCTGGCCGAGTTGTGGCGGGCGGCGTGGCAGGACGCCGTCCTGCGGCTGCGTACGACCGTGCTCAGGACGTACGAGCGCGTTCTCGCGGACGCGGTGGCGGCCGGCGAGCTGCGCCCGGGGTTCGACACCGGCACCGCCGCGACGGCCGTCTTCGGCATGGTGCTCACCGTCGCCATCGAACGCCGCGCCCTGCGCCCCGACCAGCCGGTCGAGGACGTCCACGCCACACTCGCCGAACTCGTCCACCGCCGCATCACACCCTGACCGGCCGCGGCGTGGAAAAGCCGGAATCTACCGGTCGTGCGAGCGCTGAGCCCGCACGGCGCCGACAAGGACCCCTGGCGTCAGCAGAGGCAGGGAGATCAGGAGAAGAGGTCGTCCACTTCGCCGTGGCCGCCCGGCCAATCCACTGCTCCAGCAGGTGCAGGTCGGAGCATCGGCTGATCCGCTCAGGTGCCGCGGAAGGGATGTCCAGGCCCCGGGCGTCGAGCACGGCGAGGATCGCCTCGATCTCGCTCTCCGTGCGGCCCTCTTGACGACCCTGTTCCAGACCTTGTACCAGGCCCCTGTTCACCCACTCGGAGAAGGCGGACTTCACTCAAGGTGTTCACGCCATTACGGAGGATCATCGGAGTCTGTGGATGGCGTGGGAACGGGGCTGATGCGTTAGCGAGACGAGATGATCGGCAACTAACGTGAACCGCCGTTCGTCGGGATGAATGCAGGCATCCCGGAGCAATGGAGGAGATCGTGTACCCCCCACCGCAGCAGAAGCGCCGGCGCAGCGTGGCTCCGTTCATCGTCGCGGTCGTCTTCGCGGGAGCGCTCATCGTCGGGTTGAAGCTGCTGTTCGGCGGGGTGTCGGGCGGCGGGAACGCCGGGGACGGCAAGGACGGGAACGCGACC
The Microbispora sp. ZYX-F-249 DNA segment above includes these coding regions:
- a CDS encoding ABC transporter ATP-binding protein translates to MVARELGVRGGHGWVYRHVSLHAAPGTLTVVTGEAGSGRTSLLLTLAGRMKPTEGTCTVGGLAAPRRIRQVAALGLFPQVNPFDDALSVREHLQERLRPHGFLWRRRHPDAAWSALAHAGLDPGALPHGDRTLARELTRDQAVRLGVALALLDQPGLLLVDDAGTGVPVGRRHELWDTLRGLADEGLTVVTACTDAEEAAGVATTLLPLPVERVAARRDDDRHDAEEGTRR
- a CDS encoding YhgE/Pip domain-containing protein; this encodes MRASLPGRFELRRFMRSRLTRAALVAVVMLPLLYAGLYLWSFWDPQANLSRVPVALVVEDRPATVAGAADGRPSTVNAGSELAAELEERRVFAWHRVGAAEADRGVREGRYYLSLTIPADFSADLASPSGDGTPQPARLGVRVDTGRSYIMGTISDAVFREVKEAAGRSAVKDYLDRIFLSFGELHDKTTQAANGAGRLHDGAATASDGAASLAKGLGSVQDATGRLSSGAGALYGGSKRLTSGLHQARTGSASLSAGLSKAASGAAALREGLSALDKGAATLAEGNREAYRQVHALSPAVNRAADTYVPVLEQNGDRIRRAALTLAEGADGFANALDGLPREVRSSAGAARQDLRAVERWLGAHPDADPELRTLVERAAGSAGDLASAAGRLQDRLGAQEGRLDDLARTARTVADDARELAAAAPGLGTALDDARDKFNELDKGLKRLADGASDLRDGTGKALSGASSLSTGLGTLNTGARRLSTGLAELDDGASGLTTGLASLASGAGKLEGGIGALRRGAGKLDSGLVKLTDGSGELAGELGDGAARIPDYGAGDRDSRTDMMSDPVRLATEVDNEVPNYGTGFAPFFVPLALWVGAMVTYMVLRPVNPRLLAGSAPAWRTALAGWLPGLAMGTLQVAVLLAVLRFGLGLRAGDWPGMAAFLVLVTAAFLAIVQAVNALLGPPGRVAVLALLMLQLTSSAGTYPIETSPGFFQAISPWLPMSWVVSAMRRLISGGDATVVWQACGVLSLFVALGLALTVLAVHRGRTWSMRRLKPELSL
- a CDS encoding TetR/AcrR family transcriptional regulator translates to MDGTVDGPADSPAKEQGGRRAETRQRLYRAAADLIAEQGFAATTVDAIAERAGVAKGTVFYNFGSKEALFAGLLDHGIERLADALAEAARGPAASPVAVLDALMLAQLRFFDEYGPFARVLLAELWRAAWQDAVLRLRTTVLRTYERVLADAVAAGELRPGFDTGTAATAVFGMVLTVAIERRALRPDQPVEDVHATLAELVHRRITP